The following are from one region of the Micrococcales bacterium genome:
- a CDS encoding phosphatidate cytidylyltransferase — MARSHLAQPKQTGGRNLAVAVPVALGLLAVLVSSVWFSPWPFVGLVCVALGLASWELSQALTHARINLPFAPLALGGVGTQIAAAISGPPGVLAGLALTAALTVAWTMADVAPRLPPARDLYAAFFAVVYLPLLASLVVLLAFEDFHNRGRFLVLLLVLLPVASDTGGFFAGTWLGRHKLAPQVSPKKTWEGLAGSLLLSIAVAVVAIELLDGPWWLGLALGFGGAFMATLGDLTESLLKRELGLKDMGWLLPGHGGVLDRVDSILLTAPLAYILLTAWVRAG; from the coding sequence CGCATTTGGCCCAACCCAAACAGACCGGCGGGCGTAACTTAGCCGTCGCCGTGCCGGTGGCCCTGGGGCTGCTTGCCGTCCTGGTGTCTTCGGTCTGGTTCAGTCCCTGGCCGTTTGTTGGTCTGGTCTGCGTGGCCCTGGGTTTGGCCAGCTGGGAACTAAGCCAGGCCCTGACCCACGCCCGGATCAACTTGCCGTTTGCGCCGCTGGCTTTGGGCGGCGTTGGCACCCAAATCGCGGCCGCCATTTCCGGTCCGCCTGGCGTTTTGGCGGGTTTGGCCTTGACCGCTGCCTTGACGGTGGCCTGGACCATGGCCGATGTCGCCCCTCGCCTGCCGCCGGCGCGTGACCTTTATGCCGCTTTCTTTGCGGTGGTCTACCTGCCGCTGTTGGCTAGTTTGGTGGTGTTATTGGCCTTTGAGGATTTCCACAACCGGGGCCGGTTTTTGGTCTTGTTGCTGGTGTTGCTGCCGGTGGCGAGCGATACCGGTGGTTTTTTCGCCGGCACTTGGTTGGGACGTCACAAGCTGGCGCCGCAGGTCAGCCCGAAGAAAACGTGGGAAGGCCTGGCCGGATCGCTGCTGTTGAGCATCGCCGTTGCCGTGGTGGCGATCGAATTGCTGGACGGCCCTTGGTGGCTGGGTTTGGCCCTGGGTTTTGGCGGTGCCTTCATGGCCACTTTGGGTGACCTGACCGAATCGCTGCTGAAACGTGAACTTGGTTTGAAGGATATGGGTTGGTTGTTGCCGGGTCACGGTGGCGTGCTGGACCGGGTTGATTCGATCCTGCTGACAGCGCCGCTGGCCTACATCCTGCTAACGGCCTGGGTCCGGGCAGGCTAA